From a region of the Thermomicrobium roseum DSM 5159 genome:
- a CDS encoding RluA family pseudouridine synthase, with protein MTVGSREAIRLVLQISEREHGERLDKLIASRVTGMSRSFVQQLMKRGAILVNGEPCKPAQRVRYGDRLEVYLPPVEPPTDLEPEFLPIPVIYEDDDIIVFDKPPGIVTHPAPGHEHGTLVNALKAIRPDLQVQPSHRPGIVHRLDKDTSGLLVVAKTEAARLALLEQWQSRSVVKKYTALVHGVVEPDSGTIDAPISRDPVERTKMAVVSWGRPAITHFRVLERFRCATLLDVTIETGRTHQIRVHCAFIGHPVVGDSQYGGHRPFCVPVPRQFLHARYLRFVHPTTGQAIELETPLPYDLRTVLEALRHCEQEQARCPVRD; from the coding sequence ATGACGGTTGGATCACGCGAAGCCATTCGACTCGTTCTCCAAATCTCCGAGCGGGAACATGGCGAGCGACTGGACAAGTTGATCGCCAGTCGCGTGACCGGTATGAGTCGTAGTTTCGTACAACAACTGATGAAGCGCGGCGCGATCCTCGTCAATGGTGAGCCCTGCAAGCCGGCGCAACGTGTCCGATATGGTGATCGTCTGGAGGTCTATCTTCCGCCGGTAGAACCACCGACCGATTTGGAACCGGAGTTCTTGCCTATTCCAGTCATTTATGAAGATGACGATATCATCGTCTTCGACAAGCCGCCGGGGATCGTGACTCATCCGGCTCCTGGTCACGAGCACGGGACGCTGGTGAACGCTTTGAAGGCGATCAGGCCGGATCTTCAGGTGCAGCCGAGTCATCGTCCTGGCATCGTGCACCGATTGGACAAGGACACCTCGGGGCTGCTCGTCGTGGCAAAGACGGAAGCGGCTCGCCTGGCGCTGCTCGAGCAGTGGCAGAGCCGGAGCGTGGTCAAGAAATACACGGCTCTGGTCCATGGTGTGGTCGAGCCGGATTCGGGTACGATCGATGCCCCGATCAGTCGTGATCCGGTCGAGCGGACCAAAATGGCAGTGGTATCCTGGGGACGCCCAGCGATCACGCATTTTCGCGTGTTGGAACGCTTCCGCTGCGCGACACTCCTCGACGTGACGATCGAGACCGGTCGGACACATCAGATCCGCGTGCATTGCGCGTTCATCGGGCATCCGGTCGTTGGGGACTCGCAGTACGGTGGCCACCGGCCTTTCTGTGTTCCGGTACCGCGGCAGTTTCTGCATGCGCGATACCTGCGTTTCGTGCATCCGACGACCGGTCAAGCGATCGAGCTCGAGACACCGCTTCCGTACGATCTGCGGACTGTTCTCGAGGCGCTGCGTCATTGCGAGCAGGAGCAGGCGCGATGCCCGGTCCGAGATTGA
- a CDS encoding decaprenyl-phosphate phosphoribosyltransferase encodes MAWSSGDSVHATLSVLRDLMVTARPRQWLKNAVVLAPLIFGRELLDPVQIGRGLLAVVAFSAAGSAVYFFNDWRDAEADRGHPLKRYRPVAAGRLHGWQVWGAIVGLLLLAVSAAVVVGGSALLAVSAYVLLMAAYSLVLKHVVLVDVLAIAGGFVLRIWGGAAAVHVPLSPWLYVCTILLALFLAVAKRRHEAVLLEEAAGIHRRTLDDYPVPLLDALLQITATSTIMAYALYTFSAPNLPDGHVMMVTIPFVLYGIFRYLYLVYRRDLGGMPEQVLLDDRPLLLAIVGWGLAVLALLYGPELVNLL; translated from the coding sequence ATGGCGTGGTCGTCAGGAGATTCGGTTCATGCGACACTATCGGTTCTGCGTGACCTCATGGTCACTGCGCGTCCCCGGCAATGGTTGAAGAATGCCGTCGTCTTGGCCCCGCTCATCTTCGGGCGTGAACTGCTGGATCCGGTGCAAATCGGCCGTGGCCTTCTTGCCGTCGTCGCGTTCAGTGCGGCAGGGAGCGCGGTCTATTTTTTCAATGATTGGCGCGATGCCGAGGCCGACCGTGGCCATCCACTGAAGCGTTATCGGCCGGTTGCTGCGGGGCGACTACACGGTTGGCAGGTGTGGGGTGCCATCGTCGGCTTGCTCCTTTTGGCTGTCAGCGCAGCGGTCGTTGTTGGGGGATCAGCGCTCCTGGCGGTCAGTGCGTACGTACTCCTGATGGCAGCGTATAGCCTCGTGCTCAAGCATGTCGTCCTGGTCGATGTGCTGGCGATCGCGGGAGGCTTCGTCCTCCGGATCTGGGGTGGGGCGGCTGCGGTCCATGTTCCGCTTTCGCCGTGGTTGTACGTGTGCACGATTCTTTTGGCGCTGTTTCTCGCCGTCGCGAAGCGGCGTCACGAGGCGGTGCTGCTCGAGGAGGCAGCGGGAATCCATCGGCGTACGCTGGACGATTACCCGGTCCCGTTGTTGGATGCGCTTCTGCAGATCACTGCGACGTCCACCATCATGGCATATGCGCTCTACACCTTCTCGGCGCCGAATCTTCCGGACGGGCACGTGATGATGGTGACCATTCCGTTCGTTCTTTACGGTATTTTTCGCTATCTTTACCTCGTTTACCGTCGCGATTTAGGCGGGATGCCCGAGCAGGTGCTCCTGGATGATCGTCCGCTGCTCCTCGCCATCGTGGGCTGGGGGTTGGCGGTGCTCGCTCTGCTCTATGGGCCAGAACTGGTGAACCTGCTATGA
- a CDS encoding glycerate kinase type-2 family protein, producing MPGPRLKAFAEKVFQQALSAVDPERSVREALQLTERFLVVRGVPHRLEPTSQLVVIAVGKAAASMARGALAVLGGRVTRCVVVPKADGWSDRAFAGCRVIPGAHPVPDARSLEAGQALLDAVRGLHSTDLVLVLLSGGGSALAEVPRDCLTLDDLVLTTDELLRAGADIWLLNAVRRRLSAIKGGGLARAAAPARVVNLIVSDVLGNPLPVIASGPTVEPTTIFEDVVGAVQRLGVWARLPERVRAILSEPESERVVLANVLQTVILADVTVLVRAAAEACQAWGLPSVICGTRYTGEAREFGRFWAALARSVRSDRQPWAPPVALVAGGELTVTVRGGGRGGRNTEMALAAAMSLEDAPGITIASFASDGDDGTSGAAGAVVDATTVAALRAQGIDAGRALSENDSATVLDRVDALVRTGLTGTNVNDLYLAIVE from the coding sequence ATGCCCGGTCCGAGATTGAAAGCGTTTGCCGAGAAGGTTTTTCAACAGGCGCTGAGCGCAGTCGATCCCGAACGCTCGGTTCGCGAGGCGCTGCAATTGACTGAACGGTTCCTCGTCGTACGGGGCGTTCCGCATCGGTTGGAGCCGACGAGTCAACTAGTGGTCATTGCGGTCGGCAAGGCGGCTGCCTCGATGGCCCGTGGAGCGCTGGCGGTGTTAGGGGGGCGAGTCACACGCTGCGTGGTCGTCCCGAAAGCCGATGGCTGGAGCGACCGTGCGTTCGCGGGGTGTCGAGTCATACCGGGTGCGCACCCGGTGCCCGATGCACGCAGTCTGGAAGCTGGGCAGGCCTTGCTCGATGCGGTTCGCGGACTGCATTCCACTGATCTCGTCCTCGTGCTTCTTTCTGGTGGTGGCTCTGCCTTGGCCGAAGTGCCGCGCGATTGTTTGACACTCGATGACCTCGTGCTGACCACAGACGAGCTGCTGCGGGCAGGAGCCGATATCTGGTTACTGAATGCGGTGCGGCGACGTCTCAGTGCGATCAAAGGGGGAGGTCTGGCGCGGGCCGCCGCACCAGCCCGAGTCGTCAATTTGATCGTTTCGGATGTTTTGGGAAATCCGCTCCCGGTTATCGCGAGCGGACCGACCGTGGAACCAACGACCATTTTCGAGGATGTCGTCGGCGCTGTGCAGCGGCTCGGTGTCTGGGCCCGACTACCGGAGCGGGTGCGAGCGATTTTGAGCGAACCCGAGTCAGAACGGGTTGTGCTCGCGAACGTCCTGCAGACGGTCATTCTGGCCGATGTCACGGTTCTCGTACGAGCTGCTGCCGAGGCTTGTCAGGCCTGGGGGTTACCCTCCGTCATCTGCGGCACGCGCTATACAGGTGAAGCTCGGGAGTTCGGTCGTTTTTGGGCGGCACTTGCCCGCTCGGTGCGTAGCGATCGGCAACCTTGGGCACCTCCGGTCGCACTGGTAGCCGGGGGTGAGCTCACTGTGACGGTTCGCGGAGGTGGGCGAGGGGGGCGGAACACCGAGATGGCGCTGGCCGCAGCAATGTCGCTCGAGGATGCTCCTGGAATCACGATCGCGAGCTTTGCTTCCGACGGGGATGACGGCACGAGTGGAGCTGCGGGAGCGGTGGTCGACGCGACGACTGTGGCAGCGTTGCGAGCGCAGGGTATCGACGCGGGACGCGCGCTGAGTGAAAACGACTCGGCGACGGTGCTGGACCGGGTCGATGCCCTCGTACGTACCGGTCTGACTGGCACGAACGTGAACGATCTCTACCTCGCGATTGTCGAGTGA
- the lspA gene encoding signal peptidase II, producing MRGWEIVACVAAIVLVVDQLSKALVLTFLAPGAPHAEVVIVPGFLRLYYVENTGAAFGLFQGKNPLLAFLAFGVVVALVVWFRELVRFWLGALALGLQLGGAVGNLIDRFRHGFVVDFIDFSFWPTFNLADSAITIGVLMLLYVLLRQGQLESPRAREAERIDAEQQIR from the coding sequence GTGCGTGGATGGGAAATCGTCGCCTGTGTGGCGGCGATCGTTCTGGTCGTTGATCAGCTGAGCAAGGCGCTCGTGCTCACCTTTTTGGCTCCTGGTGCACCTCATGCGGAGGTCGTGATCGTCCCTGGATTCCTGCGGCTTTATTATGTTGAAAACACCGGAGCAGCGTTTGGACTCTTTCAGGGGAAGAACCCATTGCTCGCTTTTCTCGCTTTCGGTGTCGTCGTTGCGCTCGTCGTCTGGTTTCGGGAACTGGTGCGGTTCTGGCTCGGTGCACTGGCTCTGGGGTTACAGTTAGGCGGGGCGGTGGGCAATTTGATCGACCGGTTTCGTCATGGTTTCGTCGTCGATTTCATCGATTTCTCGTTTTGGCCGACGTTCAACTTGGCTGATAGTGCGATCACGATCGGCGTTCTCATGCTGCTGTACGTGCTCCTGCGCCAAGGGCAACTGGAGTCGCCGAGAGCAAGGGAAGCAGAGAGGATCGACGCGGAGCAGCAGATTCGATGA
- a CDS encoding Hsp20/alpha crystallin family protein, producing the protein MLIVRRGTRQERDRIRQEIVEAFQTWYVGFSPLLRMAARPWRPPLEVYEDERGLVVRAELAGLREDEIEVIVNDSTLQISGVRRPREEGQRRTYHEMGIAYGPFEAEVLLPFPVDLDAVEAIYERGFLEVRLPRLSHTRTVPLRPATEP; encoded by the coding sequence ATGCTGATCGTGCGGCGTGGCACGCGTCAGGAGCGTGACCGGATCCGGCAAGAGATCGTGGAAGCTTTCCAGACGTGGTACGTCGGTTTCTCGCCGCTCCTGCGGATGGCGGCGCGCCCTTGGCGTCCGCCGCTCGAAGTCTATGAAGACGAGCGGGGTTTGGTCGTCCGGGCGGAACTCGCTGGCCTGCGCGAAGACGAGATCGAGGTGATCGTGAACGACTCGACGCTCCAGATCTCGGGAGTCCGCAGGCCGCGCGAGGAAGGACAGCGGCGGACCTATCACGAGATGGGGATCGCGTACGGACCCTTCGAGGCTGAAGTCTTGCTACCCTTTCCTGTTGACCTCGATGCGGTGGAAGCGATCTACGAGCGTGGATTTCTGGAGGTTCGCCTGCCGCGGCTCAGTCATACGCGGACTGTCCCGCTCCGACCCGCGACTGAACCCTGA
- a CDS encoding TolB family protein, whose product MQVIRRTRSARRFNAFLLACALFVGSMAVSVPSLQAQVTDYRLELATTSSLGIGLSHLDASATVLVWEDRRAGNADVYALDLEDNREFRPDRTPGVRSQPAISGTRIVWVSGADPAKAQIAGTDIATGITFTVTDDPGPVEQPAIDGTLVAWREVRGDRGDIRAKDLTTGETFTITADDANQSAPRVLGDTIVWQDFRNGNWDLYQWNRTTRAVTSLAVTPDDEVDPVLNQQFIAFRRLRRSGGPPQLVLLDRRTGSETLVSEGHHIGRLAMSDRFLIWEDWRSGVPEIYGFDLEQRTEFALARSQRTVWPAVSTRAIAWITELPGGRGRVQALAIRPRLPSDPQDPPAVLSADRLYFPQTKHYLSGGFKRFWQTHGGERIFGYPLTEEFSVTDPSTGEQIVVQYFERVRLEYRPNAPEDQRIAIGRLGVELTADRAFAPVAPFPDSTDRRYFPETGHSIAYGFKEFWEKNGGLAIFGYPISEEFTENGRTVQYFERARFEYNPNATDEESRITLGLLGREALQRMGWLPRPPIDTTMLTR is encoded by the coding sequence GTGCAGGTCATCCGACGCACCCGATCGGCGCGGCGCTTCAACGCCTTCCTACTGGCTTGCGCACTGTTCGTGGGGTCGATGGCTGTCTCGGTCCCGTCTCTGCAGGCACAAGTGACCGACTATCGCTTGGAACTCGCGACGACATCCTCGCTCGGCATCGGGCTCAGCCACCTCGATGCCTCCGCGACAGTGTTAGTCTGGGAAGATCGGCGTGCCGGCAACGCGGACGTGTACGCGCTGGATCTCGAGGATAACCGGGAGTTTCGACCCGACCGCACTCCGGGCGTTCGCTCCCAGCCCGCGATCAGCGGCACGCGCATCGTCTGGGTAAGCGGTGCAGATCCTGCCAAGGCGCAAATCGCCGGAACGGACATCGCCACGGGGATCACTTTCACGGTTACCGACGACCCGGGTCCTGTGGAGCAGCCAGCGATCGACGGGACGCTCGTCGCTTGGCGAGAGGTCCGGGGTGACCGTGGTGATATCCGCGCCAAGGATCTGACGACCGGCGAAACGTTCACCATCACTGCCGACGATGCCAATCAGAGCGCGCCGCGCGTCCTGGGGGACACGATCGTCTGGCAGGACTTTCGCAACGGGAACTGGGACCTCTATCAGTGGAACCGCACCACCAGAGCCGTTACGTCACTCGCCGTAACTCCCGACGACGAAGTCGATCCAGTATTGAACCAGCAATTCATTGCCTTCCGACGTCTCCGGCGGAGCGGTGGCCCGCCACAACTGGTCCTTCTCGATCGACGGACAGGATCCGAAACGCTGGTCAGCGAAGGTCATCACATCGGTCGTCTCGCCATGAGTGATCGCTTTTTAATATGGGAAGATTGGCGTTCTGGCGTGCCAGAAATCTACGGCTTCGATCTCGAGCAGCGGACCGAGTTCGCACTCGCGCGGTCGCAGCGAACGGTCTGGCCAGCAGTTTCCACTCGTGCTATCGCATGGATCACCGAGCTGCCCGGTGGGCGTGGCCGCGTCCAAGCATTGGCGATTCGGCCACGCCTTCCCTCGGATCCGCAAGATCCGCCTGCGGTGCTCTCAGCCGATCGTCTCTACTTTCCCCAAACAAAGCACTACCTCAGTGGTGGCTTCAAACGGTTTTGGCAGACTCACGGTGGTGAGCGTATTTTCGGGTATCCACTGACTGAGGAGTTCTCCGTGACCGATCCATCCACCGGGGAACAAATCGTGGTTCAGTACTTCGAGCGCGTTCGTCTGGAGTATCGTCCGAACGCCCCGGAGGACCAGCGCATCGCGATCGGCCGGTTGGGCGTAGAACTCACCGCTGATCGAGCATTCGCGCCGGTGGCCCCCTTCCCCGACAGCACCGACCGACGCTACTTTCCAGAAACCGGGCACTCCATCGCGTACGGCTTCAAGGAGTTTTGGGAGAAGAATGGTGGACTCGCCATCTTCGGCTACCCGATCAGCGAAGAGTTCACCGAAAACGGTCGCACTGTCCAATATTTCGAGCGAGCTCGTTTCGAGTACAATCCCAACGCCACTGACGAGGAATCGCGCATAACGCTGGGTCTCCTCGGGCGCGAAGCCCTCCAACGGATGGGATGGCTGCCGCGTCCACCCATCGATACCACCATGCTCACACGGTGA
- a CDS encoding nucleoside hydrolase: MQPVIVDVDTGVDDALALAVALAQPELRLIAVTTVAGNVDVGQATRNTRLVLDWLGARSIPVAKGAASPLLRKHRDARAYHSPDGLGGAVLPVERGGPILDTSAPEVIVRAARRYAGKLCLVCLAPLTNLAIALRLEPDLPFLIDRVIVMGGAFAVAGNVTPAAEFNVWSDPEAASLVAQAGFRIRWVGLDVTELVRLERSRWERLGNATDPRSILAREVGRWAFEQRGLTSFALHDPLAVVAAVREEFIDWAPGHVIVRTETDEVAGKTVYQSDPDGRARVAHRVNSDGAQAFLERALGLVGKGG; this comes from the coding sequence ATGCAGCCCGTCATCGTGGATGTCGATACCGGAGTCGATGATGCGCTGGCACTCGCGGTGGCGCTTGCGCAGCCGGAACTGCGCCTGATCGCGGTGACCACAGTAGCTGGAAACGTTGATGTCGGGCAAGCGACGCGGAACACGCGCCTCGTCCTCGATTGGCTGGGGGCGCGCTCGATTCCGGTTGCGAAAGGTGCAGCCAGTCCACTTCTCCGTAAACATCGAGATGCGCGCGCCTATCATAGTCCAGACGGTCTGGGTGGTGCGGTGCTGCCAGTGGAGCGGGGTGGACCGATACTCGACACGAGTGCGCCGGAAGTCATCGTGCGAGCTGCACGCCGCTATGCTGGAAAACTTTGCCTGGTTTGTCTCGCTCCGTTGACGAACCTCGCCATCGCACTGCGGCTCGAACCGGACCTTCCCTTTTTGATCGATCGAGTGATCGTGATGGGCGGCGCCTTCGCTGTGGCGGGGAACGTGACGCCGGCTGCCGAATTCAACGTCTGGAGCGATCCGGAAGCGGCGTCGCTGGTGGCTCAGGCGGGCTTCCGGATTCGATGGGTGGGCTTGGATGTCACCGAGTTGGTTCGGCTCGAACGCTCCCGGTGGGAGCGATTGGGGAACGCCACCGATCCGCGATCGATACTCGCTCGCGAAGTTGGCCGGTGGGCATTCGAGCAACGTGGGCTGACGTCGTTTGCGCTGCATGATCCTCTGGCGGTCGTGGCTGCTGTGCGGGAAGAGTTCATCGACTGGGCGCCCGGGCACGTCATCGTCCGGACGGAGACCGACGAGGTGGCGGGGAAAACGGTTTACCAGAGCGATCCCGATGGACGAGCGCGGGTTGCGCACCGGGTGAACAGCGACGGCGCGCAAGCCTTCTTGGAGCGGGCGCTCGGTCTCGTTGGAAAAGGGGGGTGA
- the murG gene encoding undecaprenyldiphospho-muramoylpentapeptide beta-N-acetylglucosaminyltransferase, whose product MRTPLRIAIGGGGTGGHTFPALATLDALARLTELDILWIGSRRGTERQVARERGLRYRWIPTGKLRRELTPRTLVDLALIPLGVAGAYYTMRTFRPDIVFATGGYVSVPVVIGAWLARLPIVIHEQTAVAGLATRIAAPFADVVAISWESTRAHLRARTIVHTGLPIRRDLLGGDADRARRHLGLTDDLPIVYITGGALGAHAINETVRQSLPQLLARTQLVHQCGPASVNGDLPRLQQARAQLPEYLQRRYVVRERFDNELADIYAAANLVIGRAGASTVAEIAALGKPALFIPLPGARGDEQTANARLLADRGAAIIVPQEEFTPCRLVELVRHLLDDPAQLRAMGELGRSLVIPDAAERLAMLILRVAHRERVDPAPRAQLKN is encoded by the coding sequence GTGCGCACACCATTGCGTATCGCGATCGGCGGAGGCGGCACTGGAGGCCACACGTTTCCGGCCTTGGCAACCCTCGATGCGCTCGCCAGGCTCACCGAGCTCGACATCCTCTGGATCGGATCGCGGCGAGGAACCGAACGACAAGTCGCGCGCGAGCGGGGACTCCGCTACCGGTGGATCCCGACGGGCAAATTGCGCCGCGAGTTGACACCCCGAACACTCGTGGATCTCGCGCTGATTCCACTCGGCGTCGCGGGAGCCTACTATACGATGAGAACCTTTCGTCCCGACATCGTCTTCGCCACCGGTGGATACGTCAGCGTCCCTGTCGTGATCGGAGCCTGGCTCGCCCGTCTCCCGATCGTCATCCACGAGCAAACCGCGGTGGCCGGACTGGCGACACGAATCGCCGCCCCCTTCGCTGACGTCGTCGCGATCTCCTGGGAAAGCACGCGTGCTCACCTGCGAGCGCGAACCATCGTGCATACGGGATTACCCATTCGCCGCGACCTTCTCGGCGGGGATGCAGACCGCGCACGCCGGCACCTGGGCCTCACCGACGATCTTCCGATCGTCTACATCACCGGCGGAGCACTCGGCGCTCACGCGATCAACGAAACGGTTCGTCAGTCCCTTCCCCAACTGCTAGCCCGGACGCAGCTCGTTCATCAGTGTGGGCCAGCGAGTGTCAATGGTGACCTACCACGCTTGCAGCAGGCCCGCGCCCAGCTTCCGGAGTATCTCCAACGGCGCTACGTCGTTCGAGAGCGCTTCGATAACGAACTCGCCGACATCTACGCGGCAGCAAACCTGGTGATCGGGCGAGCAGGTGCGAGCACGGTCGCCGAAATCGCAGCGCTCGGCAAACCGGCTCTTTTCATCCCGCTTCCTGGTGCGCGCGGAGACGAGCAAACAGCCAACGCACGCTTGCTGGCCGATCGCGGAGCCGCGATCATCGTACCGCAAGAGGAATTCACCCCATGTCGTCTCGTCGAATTGGTCCGACATCTTCTGGACGACCCCGCGCAGCTCCGGGCGATGGGTGAGCTCGGCCGTTCCTTGGTCATACCCGATGCAGCGGAGCGGCTCGCGATGCTCATTCTTCGCGTCGCACACCGTGAGAGAGTCGATCCTGCACCGCGCGCACAGCTAAAGAACTGA
- a CDS encoding polyprenyl synthetase family protein — MGQEFGGPLDFATVLHRMRPDLQRVEDRLLEETALEFPLIGDILRTLILAGGKRLRPLLLLLAAKPFRYDLDRLVPAAAGIELLHTASLIHDDSLDGASVRRGQPTLNALFDPSVVIMVGDYMFARSAMLAASTMNPRVLAVFAHCLGSICDGQLRELFAARRTDVSLDDYQHRIYGKTASLFAGSAEIGAILAEAPDDQIELLRDFGGAMGMAFQIVDDVLDFRATENEIGKPAGQDLRQGTVTLPILLFFQNGKATSEERAFVEQVIAEGAPDDDALARALQLIRTSGALEEALDYARRYVEDAKALLAGLPPTEGRDMLAAVADHALARRL; from the coding sequence ATGGGACAAGAATTTGGGGGACCGTTGGACTTCGCCACAGTCTTGCACCGCATGCGACCTGACCTTCAGCGCGTCGAAGACCGCCTGCTGGAAGAGACGGCGCTCGAGTTCCCGTTGATCGGCGACATTCTTCGAACGCTCATCCTGGCTGGCGGCAAACGCCTGCGCCCACTGCTCCTTCTGTTAGCTGCCAAACCGTTCCGTTACGATCTCGATCGACTGGTTCCCGCAGCGGCTGGTATCGAACTCTTGCATACCGCCTCGCTCATCCATGACGATTCTCTCGACGGCGCTTCGGTTCGACGTGGTCAGCCTACCCTCAACGCCCTCTTCGATCCTTCGGTCGTCATCATGGTCGGTGATTACATGTTCGCGCGCTCGGCCATGCTCGCGGCTTCGACAATGAATCCCCGCGTTCTTGCAGTTTTCGCTCACTGTCTGGGCAGCATCTGTGATGGACAATTGCGCGAACTCTTCGCGGCCCGGCGCACCGATGTCTCGCTGGACGACTACCAGCATCGGATCTACGGAAAGACCGCATCGCTGTTCGCTGGCTCAGCCGAGATCGGGGCCATTCTGGCAGAGGCTCCGGACGACCAGATCGAGCTTCTCCGCGACTTCGGTGGGGCCATGGGAATGGCGTTTCAGATCGTGGATGATGTCCTCGATTTCCGTGCCACTGAAAACGAGATCGGGAAACCTGCTGGGCAAGATCTCCGCCAGGGTACAGTTACTCTTCCGATTCTCCTGTTCTTCCAAAATGGGAAGGCGACGAGCGAAGAACGCGCCTTCGTCGAACAAGTCATTGCCGAGGGCGCGCCGGACGACGACGCGTTGGCGAGAGCGCTCCAGTTGATCCGCACGTCCGGCGCTCTGGAAGAAGCACTAGACTACGCTCGACGGTACGTGGAAGACGCCAAGGCTCTGCTCGCCGGTCTTCCACCCACCGAGGGCCGGGATATGCTCGCTGCGGTCGCCGATCACGCACTCGCTCGCCGGCTCTAG
- a CDS encoding putative glycoside hydrolase: protein MFPSRTRVRPRRLERRLPWPVSLAGLLIPLVLSVLTAAYVLWFRDDRTEVVVVDRVTGTPIAGAVIETDGAALQTDRTGRARLSVRAQETIRVSAPDHDAVLLKLDQERVRRVRIELRPNVVTGSVTRSGDGAPIAGATVRAVKAGATIVTAESDTRGQYLLRGVPEGAEIRIEHPDYAPMVVMLANDQTRLDAVLRPDVVLGIVRDTTGRPVRALVAAARGWVETGEDGSFRLKGVSVGDQVFVKAPGFRAAVLTVPENFRLDVSLEPIVIRAIYINALVAAKPESLEKRLQLVDRTELNAVVIDLKDSTGQVYYDTRVELARDIGAVRPILDPAKLVKDLKARGIYTIARIVVFEDPILAEARPEWAIKDQTTGQAWRTWNGLAWVNAYRQEVWNYNIALAVEAAAMGFDEIQLDYIRFPTDGPLQKADYGVAHTAENRTAAIGAFLRSAHEALLPTPAYLAADIFGLTMWELGDSGIGQNLEAVAGVVDYVCPMLYPSHFWSGSLGYELPNDHPYEVMRYSLENGLKRVPEARAKFRPWLQDFSYGRGKPYGPDEVRAQIRAVYDAGLSSWMLWNADSVYQEAALETSG, encoded by the coding sequence GTGTTTCCGAGCCGAACACGGGTTCGTCCACGACGGCTCGAGCGCCGTCTTCCCTGGCCGGTGAGCTTGGCGGGACTCCTGATCCCGCTCGTTCTCTCGGTGCTCACGGCTGCCTATGTCTTGTGGTTTCGCGATGATCGAACAGAAGTGGTCGTGGTGGATCGGGTAACTGGTACGCCGATCGCGGGGGCGGTCATCGAAACTGACGGTGCTGCGTTGCAAACGGATCGTACTGGGCGTGCTCGGCTCTCGGTACGGGCACAGGAGACAATCCGAGTCAGTGCACCGGACCACGATGCGGTTCTCCTGAAGCTGGACCAAGAGCGCGTGCGACGTGTCCGCATCGAGCTGCGGCCTAATGTCGTTACAGGATCGGTGACGCGGAGCGGTGACGGGGCACCGATCGCGGGTGCCACCGTCCGAGCAGTGAAGGCCGGGGCGACGATCGTGACTGCGGAATCGGATACTCGCGGACAGTATCTCTTGCGTGGCGTTCCCGAGGGGGCCGAGATCCGCATCGAGCATCCGGACTATGCGCCAATGGTCGTCATGCTCGCGAACGACCAGACACGCTTGGATGCCGTCTTGCGACCGGATGTGGTGCTCGGCATCGTGCGGGACACAACTGGCCGGCCGGTACGGGCGCTGGTCGCAGCGGCGCGGGGATGGGTCGAGACGGGCGAGGATGGATCCTTCCGATTGAAAGGGGTTTCTGTTGGTGACCAAGTCTTCGTCAAAGCTCCTGGTTTTCGTGCCGCCGTCTTGACCGTTCCGGAAAACTTTCGACTCGACGTTTCGCTGGAGCCAATCGTGATCCGCGCTATCTACATCAATGCTCTGGTCGCTGCAAAACCGGAGTCGCTCGAGAAACGGCTTCAGCTCGTCGATCGAACCGAGTTGAACGCGGTCGTCATCGATCTCAAGGATAGTACGGGACAGGTTTATTATGACACGCGCGTCGAGCTGGCTCGCGACATCGGTGCGGTGCGTCCGATCCTGGATCCGGCGAAGCTGGTCAAGGACTTGAAGGCGCGCGGAATCTACACCATCGCTCGGATCGTCGTTTTCGAGGATCCGATCCTGGCTGAGGCTCGGCCGGAATGGGCAATCAAGGACCAGACGACCGGGCAGGCTTGGCGGACCTGGAACGGCTTGGCATGGGTCAATGCGTATCGCCAGGAAGTGTGGAACTACAACATCGCGCTCGCGGTCGAGGCAGCAGCGATGGGGTTCGACGAGATCCAGCTCGACTACATCCGCTTCCCAACGGACGGTCCCTTGCAGAAGGCCGATTACGGTGTTGCCCACACTGCGGAGAACCGGACGGCAGCGATCGGTGCATTCTTGCGGAGCGCGCACGAAGCGCTCTTGCCGACGCCGGCGTATCTCGCCGCAGACATTTTCGGACTGACGATGTGGGAACTGGGTGACAGTGGTATCGGACAAAATCTGGAAGCGGTGGCCGGGGTGGTCGATTACGTTTGCCCGATGCTCTATCCCTCGCACTTCTGGAGCGGATCGCTCGGATACGAGTTGCCGAATGACCATCCGTACGAAGTGATGCGGTACAGTCTCGAGAATGGGCTGAAGCGCGTTCCAGAGGCTCGTGCCAAGTTCCGACCGTGGTTGCAAGATTTTTCGTACGGACGTGGCAAACCATACGGACCGGATGAGGTACGTGCCCAAATTCGAGCGGTGTACGATGCTGGGCTCAGTTCGTGGATGTTGTGGAACGCAGACAGTGTCTACCAGGAAGCGGCGCTCGAGACGAGTGGATGA